A window from Microscilla marina ATCC 23134 encodes these proteins:
- a CDS encoding pyruvoyl-dependent arginine decarboxylase yields the protein MNIVNFSDLPAVGQAVANNLSGIIIGNRIPRSYFITSGAGESDITIHAGSYHLALRDAGIEMANIMTYSSILPGIAIETPKPNRKQIVHGSVMESIMAVSHVEKGEQANAGIIFGWLHDRKTDERYGGLVCEHDGSYGEEQLHKNLNDSLEELYVNGFEEEFYLKDVYTVTKSFVPKKKHGTALVSLCFTDYIYPVIG from the coding sequence ATGAATATAGTGAATTTTAGTGATTTGCCTGCTGTAGGACAAGCAGTAGCTAATAATCTATCGGGGATTATTATTGGAAACCGTATTCCAAGAAGCTACTTTATCACTAGTGGTGCAGGCGAAAGTGACATTACCATCCATGCCGGCTCTTATCATTTAGCACTACGAGACGCAGGCATCGAAATGGCAAATATTATGACCTACTCTTCTATATTGCCTGGCATAGCCATCGAAACCCCCAAGCCCAACCGCAAGCAAATTGTTCATGGATCGGTGATGGAATCTATTATGGCAGTAAGCCATGTAGAGAAAGGCGAGCAAGCCAATGCGGGTATTATATTTGGCTGGTTGCACGACCGCAAAACCGATGAAAGGTACGGAGGGTTGGTTTGCGAGCATGATGGTAGCTATGGCGAAGAACAGCTTCACAAAAACTTAAACGACAGCCTCGAAGAGTTGTATGTAAATGGGTTTGAGGAGGAATTTTATCTGAAAGACGTCTACACGGTCACCAAAAGCTTTGTGCCCAAAAAGAAGCATGGCACCGCGCTGGTTTCTTTGTGTTTTACAGATTACATTTATCCGGTAATAGGCTAA
- the speB gene encoding agmatinase, producing the protein MNDMIPENKITQYGDFEQAYTTLENAQIVILPIPYDKTSTWIKGADKGPQAILEASYNMEFYDIETQTEVYKRGIYTAPPVTENASPEQMVTAVKTATTQYLEQGKFVVPIGGEHSVSIGAIQAFAQKFDNLTVLQIDAHTDLRPTYLGSANNHACVMARAREVANIVQVGIRSMDSSELPYVEAHRIFYAHDIVRSRGKSAQWQYEVVDQLTDNVYVTIDLDGFDPSVVPSTGTPEPGGLWYYEVLDLLKKVNENANIVGFDVVELCPNPHSKASDFLAAKLIYQLLSYKFH; encoded by the coding sequence ATGAATGACATGATTCCGGAGAACAAAATTACCCAATACGGGGATTTTGAACAAGCGTATACTACCCTCGAAAACGCGCAAATAGTAATATTGCCTATACCTTACGACAAAACCAGTACTTGGATAAAAGGTGCTGATAAAGGGCCGCAAGCCATATTGGAAGCCTCTTATAACATGGAGTTTTATGACATAGAGACTCAAACCGAGGTATACAAACGAGGCATTTATACTGCGCCACCTGTGACCGAAAACGCCAGCCCTGAGCAAATGGTCACTGCCGTAAAAACAGCCACTACCCAATACCTTGAGCAAGGCAAGTTTGTGGTGCCCATTGGAGGCGAACATTCGGTAAGCATTGGAGCTATTCAGGCTTTTGCCCAAAAGTTTGACAATTTAACCGTGCTGCAGATTGATGCTCATACCGACTTGCGCCCTACTTATTTGGGGTCGGCCAACAACCACGCTTGTGTAATGGCACGGGCGCGCGAAGTAGCCAACATAGTGCAGGTGGGTATTCGTAGTATGGACAGCTCTGAGCTACCTTATGTAGAAGCTCACCGTATTTTTTATGCCCACGACATTGTCCGTAGCCGAGGCAAGAGTGCTCAGTGGCAGTATGAGGTGGTAGATCAGCTGACTGACAATGTGTATGTCACCATTGACCTGGATGGTTTCGACCCATCCGTTGTGCCTTCTACAGGTACTCCCGAACCAGGCGGCTTGTGGTATTATGAAGTACTTGATTTGTTGAAGAAGGTCAACGAAAACGCAAACATTGTAGGGTTTGATGTGGTAGAGCTTTGCCCCAATCCTCATAGTAAAGCGTCGGACTTTCTTGCTGCCAAGCTCATTTACCAATTACTCAGTTATAAGTTTCATTAA
- the speD gene encoding adenosylmethionine decarboxylase — protein sequence MKALGQHVLVEFYGCPEEVMKDNHLIEKVMNEAAKASGATIVGSHFHTFNPYGVSGVIVIAESHFTVHTWPEYGYAAIDIFTCGETIDNLLAFDYMKRHLKPQNTSTIEMKRGQLQNMFNKNPQGQAKVTSVPS from the coding sequence TTGAAAGCATTAGGACAACACGTGTTGGTTGAGTTTTATGGCTGTCCTGAAGAAGTCATGAAAGACAATCATTTGATTGAAAAAGTAATGAATGAGGCTGCCAAAGCCAGTGGAGCTACTATAGTAGGGAGTCATTTCCACACTTTTAACCCTTACGGAGTAAGTGGGGTGATTGTAATTGCCGAATCTCACTTTACGGTGCATACCTGGCCAGAGTACGGCTATGCCGCCATTGATATTTTTACTTGTGGCGAAACCATAGATAATTTGCTGGCATTTGATTATATGAAACGGCACCTCAAACCTCAAAATACTTCGACCATTGAAATGAAGCGGGGGCAGTTGCAAAACATGTTTAATAAAAACCCTCAAGGGCAGGCTAAAGTTACAAGCGTGCCATCATAA